A single region of the Leclercia sp. AS011 genome encodes:
- a CDS encoding LacI family DNA-binding transcriptional regulator — protein MTTMLEVAKRAGVSKATVSRVLSGNGYVSQETKDRVFQAIEESGYRPNLLARNLATKRTQTLGLVVTNTLYHGVYFSELLFHAARMTEERGRQLILADGKHSADEERKAIQYLLDMRCDAIIIYPRFLSVDEMDEIIQKHEQPVMVLNRRLRKNSSHCVWSDHKASSQAAVSTLIEQGHRDIAFITGSLDSPTGIERLSGYKDALAAHRIPLRESLIAEGKWTPASGAAGVATLLARGEPFTALVASNDDMAIGAIKQLHDSGIPAPGAVSVVGFDDIAMAPYVVPALSSVRVPVTEMVKETISRLIFMLDGGEFTFQQTFAGELILRDSVIPGPHR, from the coding sequence AGACAAAAGACCGGGTTTTTCAGGCGATTGAGGAGAGCGGCTACCGCCCCAATTTACTGGCGCGCAACCTGGCGACCAAACGCACGCAGACTCTCGGGCTGGTGGTGACCAACACCCTCTACCACGGGGTCTACTTCAGCGAGCTGCTGTTCCACGCCGCCAGAATGACCGAGGAGAGAGGGCGACAGCTGATCCTCGCCGATGGCAAGCACAGCGCCGACGAAGAGCGAAAAGCGATTCAGTATCTGCTCGATATGCGCTGTGATGCGATCATCATCTACCCGCGTTTTCTCAGCGTCGATGAGATGGACGAGATCATCCAGAAGCACGAGCAGCCGGTGATGGTGCTCAACCGTCGCCTGCGTAAAAACAGCAGCCACTGCGTCTGGTCGGATCATAAAGCTTCCAGCCAGGCGGCGGTATCGACCCTTATCGAACAGGGCCATCGGGATATCGCGTTTATTACCGGTTCGCTGGACTCTCCCACCGGGATCGAGCGTCTTTCCGGCTACAAGGACGCGCTGGCTGCGCACCGCATTCCGCTGCGCGAATCGCTGATTGCCGAGGGCAAATGGACCCCGGCCAGCGGGGCGGCAGGGGTAGCGACGCTGCTGGCCCGCGGCGAGCCTTTTACCGCGCTGGTGGCGAGCAACGACGACATGGCCATCGGTGCCATTAAGCAGCTTCACGACAGCGGGATCCCCGCGCCGGGAGCCGTTTCGGTGGTGGGTTTCGATGACATTGCGATGGCCCCGTACGTGGTGCCCGCGCTCTCCAGCGTGCGCGTGCCGGTGACCGAGATGGTGAAAGAGACCATCAGCCGCCTGATCTTTATGCTCGACGGCGGGGAGTTTACCTTCCAGCAGACCTTTGCCGGGGAGCTGATCCTGCGTGATTCAGTAATCCCCGGTCCGCACCGCTAA
- a CDS encoding SgrR family transcriptional regulator, with amino-acid sequence MRQLQKIRQYQRLSVHYGSTPKLTTLAEVAEVALCSERHARTLLRQLTESGWLSWKAQAGRGHRATLHCLVTTSELSAPLMHACLDKGDYQSALQLADGDPASLHHIITPFLGGKWLKHQPTLRIPWYRPLTSLHPALHRRRAEQHIICAVHAGLTRYEPGQAQPVADLAHHWACSEDGLRWHFYLRSGAHWHNGQPLSDDDILSAVQQLLADPARNSGLLHIDAVTLVAPWCLAIYLHAPDALLAHRLAHPVCRLPHPRQPETGAGPFAIARHHSHFLRLERQPWYFATHPLLHAIEFWRTGTVADKPAWITVGKGNAPQEAVTSTSGGFAWLMVNANLPAALAAYLRQTALTLNQQCFGHREDLQIHTEILPGLQVPTLPAPADIDLPPRLKLVCYNTPELRELAEIWRLQLQPRGCELHTEWKDRDGWYETDTLADADLLLGDHLATGMAAFALAEWFIYEPAWATALGEAGWETAKQQLMQNSDSEAYFHAHLTPFFQRLLAEGRCTPLFHYRYRINALENVQDMVLTAGGWLDFTRAWLPPAAVL; translated from the coding sequence ATGCGTCAGCTTCAGAAAATCCGCCAGTATCAGCGGCTCTCAGTCCATTACGGTTCTACACCAAAACTGACCACCCTGGCCGAAGTGGCCGAGGTGGCCCTGTGCAGCGAGCGTCACGCCCGCACGCTGTTACGTCAGCTGACCGAAAGCGGCTGGTTAAGCTGGAAGGCACAGGCCGGGCGAGGGCATCGCGCCACCCTGCACTGCCTGGTGACCACCAGCGAACTTAGCGCCCCGCTAATGCATGCCTGCCTGGATAAGGGGGATTACCAGAGCGCACTCCAGCTGGCGGACGGCGATCCGGCCAGCCTGCACCACATCATCACCCCCTTTCTTGGCGGCAAATGGCTCAAACACCAGCCGACGCTGCGCATTCCCTGGTATCGCCCGCTCACCTCCCTGCACCCGGCGCTGCATCGTCGGCGCGCCGAGCAGCATATTATCTGCGCGGTTCACGCCGGGTTAACCCGCTATGAACCGGGTCAGGCGCAGCCGGTGGCGGATCTGGCCCACCACTGGGCCTGTTCTGAGGACGGACTGCGCTGGCATTTTTACCTGCGCAGCGGTGCGCACTGGCATAACGGCCAGCCGCTGAGCGACGACGATATTCTGAGTGCGGTGCAGCAACTGCTGGCCGATCCGGCGCGCAACAGCGGGTTACTGCATATCGATGCGGTGACTCTCGTTGCCCCCTGGTGCCTGGCAATCTATCTGCATGCCCCGGATGCCCTGCTGGCCCATCGTCTTGCCCATCCGGTCTGCCGCCTGCCGCACCCCCGACAGCCGGAGACGGGTGCCGGCCCCTTCGCCATTGCCCGGCACCACTCGCATTTTCTGCGCCTCGAGCGCCAGCCCTGGTACTTTGCCACCCATCCGCTGCTGCACGCCATTGAGTTCTGGCGCACCGGCACGGTCGCCGATAAACCGGCATGGATCACGGTAGGCAAAGGCAACGCCCCGCAGGAAGCGGTCACCTCAACCAGCGGGGGTTTTGCGTGGCTGATGGTCAATGCAAACCTGCCCGCAGCGCTGGCGGCGTATCTGCGCCAGACCGCCCTGACGCTCAACCAGCAGTGCTTTGGCCACCGGGAAGATCTGCAGATCCACACCGAAATCCTCCCCGGCCTGCAGGTGCCGACCCTGCCCGCCCCCGCAGATATCGACCTGCCGCCCCGGCTGAAACTGGTGTGCTACAACACCCCGGAGCTGCGCGAGCTGGCTGAAATCTGGCGTCTCCAGCTACAGCCGCGTGGCTGTGAGCTGCACACCGAATGGAAAGATCGCGATGGCTGGTATGAAACGGACACGCTGGCGGATGCCGATCTGCTGCTGGGGGATCATCTGGCGACCGGAATGGCCGCCTTTGCGCTGGCGGAGTGGTTTATCTATGAACCGGCCTGGGCTACGGCGCTGGGCGAGGCGGGCTGGGAAACGGCAAAACAGCAGCTGATGCAAAACAGCGACAGCGAAGCGTATTTTCACGCCCACCTGACGCCCTTTTTCCAGCGCCTGCTGGCGGAGGGCCGCTGCACGCCGCTGTTCCACTATCGCTATCGGATCAACGCTCTGGAAAACGTGCAGGATATGGTCCTGACCGCGGGCGGCTGGCTCGATTTTACCCGCGCCTGGCTGCCCCCGGCCGCCGTCCTGTAA
- the nagE gene encoding N-acetylglucosamine-specific PTS transporter subunit IIBC yields MNAFSYLQRLGKALMLPIATLPVAAILLRLGQPDVFNIPFIASAGGGIFDSLPLLFALGIAIGLAKDNAGAAALAGAVGFLVLTKATAVINASINMSFFAGIIAGVVAGHCYNRFSSTRLPDFLAFFAGKRLVPIMTGLICLLLAWVCGYIWPSVQHGIDTFSLLVSRSGEPGWFIYGVLNRALIPFGLHYILHSVFWFSLGDCLKVTYDAASSIHNICLAPDVVKGLAIGGAVPGIDGSSITQIATDLTRGDLNRFFAGDPHAGVYMAWAYPIFMGGLPGAALAMYFAAPKARRSAVGGMLLSVALTAFLTGITEPIEFSFLFLAPALYALHAVLAGVSMVIANSLGVLHGFGFSAGLIDFVLNWGLATKPWILIPLIVLFFAIYFVVFSFAIRFFKLKTPGREDDESVAGESDDQSEAITQYIAALGGEQNLKLVDACITRLRLTLADNSVLDEPALKALGAKGILKMGTQNAQVILGPQAESIALKIRARLEA; encoded by the coding sequence ATGAACGCATTTAGCTATTTGCAACGCCTGGGCAAGGCGCTGATGTTGCCTATCGCGACCCTCCCGGTCGCCGCGATTTTATTACGTCTGGGCCAGCCCGACGTCTTTAATATTCCCTTTATCGCCAGTGCTGGCGGCGGCATTTTTGACAGCCTGCCCCTGCTCTTTGCGCTCGGCATCGCCATTGGCCTGGCCAAAGATAACGCCGGGGCCGCCGCCCTGGCAGGCGCTGTCGGTTTTTTGGTGCTGACCAAAGCCACGGCAGTGATTAACGCCTCCATTAACATGTCCTTCTTCGCGGGGATCATCGCGGGCGTGGTCGCGGGTCACTGTTACAACCGCTTCTCCAGTACCAGACTGCCAGATTTTCTCGCCTTCTTCGCCGGTAAGCGGCTGGTGCCGATCATGACCGGGCTGATCTGCCTGCTGCTGGCGTGGGTATGCGGCTATATCTGGCCTTCCGTGCAGCACGGTATCGATACCTTCAGCCTGCTGGTGTCCCGCAGCGGTGAGCCGGGCTGGTTTATTTACGGCGTCCTCAACCGCGCGCTGATCCCCTTCGGCCTGCACTATATTCTGCACTCGGTATTCTGGTTCAGCCTCGGCGACTGCCTGAAAGTGACCTACGATGCGGCCAGCAGTATTCACAATATCTGTCTTGCGCCGGATGTGGTGAAGGGCCTGGCGATCGGCGGCGCGGTGCCGGGTATTGACGGCTCCAGCATCACCCAGATTGCCACCGATCTGACCCGCGGCGATCTCAACCGCTTCTTTGCGGGCGATCCGCATGCGGGTGTCTATATGGCCTGGGCGTACCCAATCTTTATGGGCGGGCTGCCCGGTGCGGCGCTGGCTATGTACTTCGCGGCCCCGAAAGCGCGCCGTTCGGCGGTCGGTGGGATGCTGCTTTCCGTTGCTCTGACCGCGTTCCTGACCGGGATCACCGAACCCATTGAGTTCTCCTTCCTGTTCCTTGCCCCTGCCCTCTATGCCCTGCATGCGGTGCTGGCTGGCGTGAGCATGGTGATCGCCAACAGCCTCGGGGTATTGCACGGTTTTGGTTTCTCGGCGGGTCTGATCGACTTCGTGCTGAACTGGGGATTAGCGACCAAACCCTGGATCCTGATCCCGCTGATTGTCCTGTTCTTTGCGATCTATTTTGTGGTCTTCAGTTTTGCGATCCGCTTCTTCAAGCTGAAAACGCCGGGTCGTGAAGATGATGAGAGCGTAGCGGGCGAATCTGACGATCAGAGCGAAGCCATCACTCAATACATCGCTGCGCTGGGCGGGGAGCAGAACCTGAAGCTGGTTGACGCCTGCATCACCCGCCTGCGTCTGACCCTGGCCGATAACAGCGTCCTTGACGAACCGGCGCTGAAAGCGCTTGGTGCCAAAGGTATTCTGAAGATGGGGACGCAGAATGCGCAGGTGATCCTGGGGCCACAGGCTGAGAGCATCGCGTTAAAAATCAGAGCGCGACTCGAGGCATAA